A single Armatimonadia bacterium DNA region contains:
- a CDS encoding DUF6599 family protein, translating into MRLLQANLAGLCLCLLVAGHAWAQDWPTPAAANALLRQAAAELVSFTLKPDLPTYTQQNLGEYIDGEADRHFAYNFQWAVASVFTDKRTGTTLAADFYCYDTPLDAFGAFSQDRDPNLTPDIIPLPGQTSLSVFWRANQLHLWRGTVYLRIVPATLKDTARPAVLELAQAITAKLPAAPSPPSSFKLLPTRDLVMESMKFQRRNVLGQASLSNALLASYGRRLPDRSLEVSMQLALFETADQAAAARVYAALQAFTATAGAPTAVGALGDAAFSVRDQRLGRTYVMRQSNYVALLTQVRDMATAEALLRELGKNVRVAGKPGA; encoded by the coding sequence ATGAGGCTACTCCAGGCAAACCTGGCAGGCCTGTGTTTGTGCCTGCTTGTCGCCGGTCACGCATGGGCACAGGACTGGCCCACTCCTGCGGCGGCGAACGCACTTCTGCGCCAGGCCGCGGCCGAGTTGGTCTCCTTTACGCTAAAGCCCGACCTTCCGACTTACACCCAGCAGAACCTCGGGGAGTACATCGACGGCGAGGCCGACCGGCACTTCGCCTACAACTTCCAGTGGGCGGTTGCTTCGGTCTTCACGGACAAGCGCACCGGGACCACCCTGGCGGCCGACTTCTACTGCTACGACACGCCTCTCGACGCCTTCGGTGCCTTCTCCCAGGATCGTGACCCGAACCTGACGCCCGACATCATCCCTCTTCCGGGCCAGACCAGTCTCTCAGTGTTCTGGCGTGCGAACCAGTTGCACCTCTGGCGCGGGACCGTCTACCTGCGAATCGTTCCCGCCACACTCAAGGACACCGCACGACCGGCTGTGCTGGAGCTGGCCCAGGCGATCACGGCGAAGCTGCCCGCAGCCCCTTCCCCACCTTCCAGTTTCAAGCTCCTGCCAACGCGCGACCTGGTAATGGAGTCCATGAAGTTCCAGCGCCGAAACGTCTTGGGGCAGGCGTCCCTTAGCAATGCGCTGCTGGCCAGTTACGGACGCCGGCTCCCAGACCGCAGCCTTGAGGTCAGCATGCAACTGGCCCTCTTCGAAACGGCGGATCAGGCCGCTGCCGCAAGGGTGTACGCTGCCCTGCAGGCCTTCACAGCAACGGCCGGGGCACCCACGGCAGTCGGCGCCCTGGGTGATGCCGCCTTCTCGGTCCGCGACCAGCGTCTGGGGCGGACTTACGTCATGCGCCAGTCCAACTACGTCGCACTGCTGACGCAGGTGCGGGACATGGCGACGGCCGAGGCCCTACTCCGGGAACTGGGCAAAAACGTGAGGGTCGCCGGAAAACCCGGCGCCTGA
- a CDS encoding S-layer homology domain-containing protein, with protein MRVWATLLVLLLLVPVVCQAQDPDWPEPAWRPLYTEAMTNEMVRRLIVGYEDFNVRPEQTCTRYEWAAVVSRLVWFFHLPLPVEERRPPDVPWQHWAEDATRVLVASGIYPGPPDTRFCGDKPLTRAQFAWMFTNLFRAVKGEGYLRHPMSDMEYLYTQAAEVLRAEDLMIGYPDGKMHLDKPMPRWQVCLAMSRLLVWSEQHLPQQHIDEP; from the coding sequence ATGCGCGTCTGGGCGACGCTACTTGTGCTTCTGCTCCTTGTGCCGGTGGTTTGCCAGGCACAGGACCCCGACTGGCCGGAACCGGCCTGGCGGCCGCTGTACACTGAGGCAATGACGAACGAGATGGTGCGCCGGCTCATCGTCGGCTATGAGGACTTCAACGTCCGGCCCGAACAGACCTGCACCCGCTACGAGTGGGCTGCAGTGGTGAGCCGGCTCGTGTGGTTCTTCCACCTTCCGCTACCGGTCGAGGAGCGCCGGCCACCCGACGTGCCCTGGCAACACTGGGCCGAGGACGCGACCCGCGTCCTGGTGGCCAGCGGAATCTACCCCGGCCCGCCGGATACGCGTTTCTGTGGGGACAAGCCGCTGACGCGGGCGCAGTTTGCGTGGATGTTCACTAACCTCTTCCGCGCGGTCAAGGGCGAAGGATACCTGCGCCACCCGATGAGCGATATGGAATACCTCTACACCCAGGCCGCTGAGGTGCTCCGGGCCGAGGACCTGATGATCGGGTACCCGGACGGCAAGATGCATCTCGACAAGCCCATGCCCAGGTGGCAGGTCTGCCTGGCTATGTCACGGCTGCTGGTGTGGTCTGAGCAGCACCTGCCGCAGCAGCATATCGACGAGCCCTAG